In Oryzihumus leptocrescens, the following are encoded in one genomic region:
- a CDS encoding HAD family hydrolase: protein MRGLIVDWGGVLTAPVHVAVRRWVESTGVLHDHYLAVVRRWVDPGPGESSPVHLLERGEMSLVDFERELASALAAEGSAVEADGLVNAMFADLADYERSMTSLVGRARAAGVRTALLSNSWGNAYDRTDWDELFDAVVISGEVGMRKPEPEIFTLALQRLGLPARECVFVDDLKHNVEAATRLGMAGVVHRSYEDTASELAGHFPGAPWIRAGSEDPGQLL, encoded by the coding sequence ATGCGAGGCCTGATCGTCGACTGGGGTGGGGTGCTCACCGCCCCCGTGCACGTGGCCGTGCGCCGCTGGGTCGAGAGCACGGGGGTCCTGCACGACCACTACCTGGCCGTCGTCAGGCGGTGGGTGGACCCGGGTCCGGGGGAGTCCTCGCCCGTCCACCTCCTCGAGCGGGGCGAGATGTCCCTCGTCGACTTCGAGCGGGAGCTCGCCTCGGCCCTGGCTGCCGAGGGGTCTGCGGTCGAGGCCGACGGGCTGGTGAACGCCATGTTCGCCGACCTCGCCGACTACGAGCGGTCCATGACCTCCCTCGTCGGCCGCGCCCGCGCCGCGGGGGTGCGCACCGCCCTGCTGTCGAACTCGTGGGGCAACGCCTACGACCGCACCGACTGGGACGAGCTCTTCGACGCGGTGGTCATCTCCGGCGAGGTGGGCATGCGCAAGCCCGAGCCGGAGATCTTCACCCTGGCGCTGCAGCGGCTCGGCCTGCCGGCGCGGGAGTGCGTCTTCGTCGACGACCTGAAGCACAACGTCGAGGCGGCGACCCGCCTGGGCATGGCCGGGGTGGTCCACCGGTCCTACGAGGACACCGCCAGCGAGCTCGCCGGGCACTTCCCCGGGGCGCCGTGGATCCGCGCAGGCAGCGAGGACCCGGGTCAGCTGCTGTAG